The genomic segment ATCTTTTTGTTTGAGCAGAAAAGGCTACCCTAGTTCCACTAGACTTGCTCCACAAAAACATAATGGTGCTTCCACTAGGCCAGTGATTCCTAAACTTTTCCTCTCgtgttccccctctcccccagtaatggaatctgtccgcGCCATAGGCGCTGAGTCCATGGGTACTCCAGGATTGGAGCacctgtggaaaaaaattaatAGGTGCTTAGCACACACCAGCAACCAGCTTCCCCCCTCCACCACAAGCACCTCCCATCAGCTGGCGACCCCGTGGATCGACACCCCCCCAGTacctcctgcctgctgcaatcagctgttccatggCGTGCTGGAGGCGCAGAgtgggaggagcggggaaggggcagaactgggcggGAAGTGGTGGAGTGGGGCTTGGAagaaggggtgaggtgggggcaggcctggggtgGAATGCAGTGTGGGAAGAGGATGGGGTGggtttgggggaagagggtgggtGGAGTTGGGGCCTGCGGTGGAGCAGAGTgttgagcacccctggggcccagagAAAGCTGGCGCCTGTGGTCTGTGTCCCCCTACTCCATTGCTGCACAGCAAAGGCTTCCTgagcagaggagcttgggcttAAGgtagagctggggaaggaggtggggatagaggcggagctgggctgggggcagagaggggatgagggcagagctgggctgggaatggagcagagggaggggcagagcagagctgtggctgggggcagagctgggctgaggggcagggcagggggtggtgtggcgctgctgctaggggcactgggctggggggcagaggtgtGGTGAGGGTCAAAGTGGGACTGGGTTGTCCCCCCTCACAATCTAGCCCAGGCCCTGTCGCGCGGCACCCTGAGTGGGTCATGCCCCACTGCACTAGGCTCTCTTAACATTTCCAACATTTGGCCATACATGGAAGGGAGTGGATTGCTGAGAACAGAGCCTCAAGACATACAGAGCTATAACAAAGTAATCTAACTAAAGCATTATTAGGCAACAGCAGAAGAACAAAGCTTAATTTCACAATTAAGAGACAACTTACCCTCCTCCTTTTCAGTGCATTCAAGCAAGGTCTTCTGGCTTGGGGTTGGCTGAGGAGTCAGTGAAGCAGAGTCtccttttaaagaaaagaaaaagctgcCTTTCTTTATTTAATTCTGGACAGTCATTGGGGTATTAGGGCACCTACTGATTCATATTCATGCCTTCTGTGCCCCTCTGCTTCCCTCTACCCTTGCTGATATCTCTGGCAGGACTCTCTCTTGCTTCTCATTTCTCCAGCACCTCAATTAATGTATTTCTACTACCGTAGCACCTGCAATGTGCTGGGTGCAAACCACACACACAAGAACAGTGTCTTCCCTGGCAAACTTCCCAGCTGAAGGTGGCAGCAACAATCCCTGTTTCAGCAATGGGCTAATTTCTTATAGGAGCAGCAATAGATGTGGGCTTTGAAGGGGTTTTCAAGGAGGAGAGGGCAATGGCTTTATGGATAAGTTCAGGTGGGACGTTCTCTGCATGATGAGCATTATGGTAGGAGGTGCAATGACGGGATGGGGGCTGAGGATGCCAATGGTGGAGTACGAGGAAAAAGTGCACAAATCGTGATGGGGCAGAGTTGTACAAGGAAGGTGAGGACACTGACTTGGTGACTGGAGAAGGACACGACAGAGGGATTCTAACAGGGGCTCTGTACAGAAGATTATCTTGGCAGCTGCACTGTACGAAATGGAGTGGGACTACAGGAGAGTCAGTCAGAGGTGGCAGCTGCACTACTAAAGGCAGAAGAATGGCAGGACCTAGAAGAGGGTTTTAGCTGTGTGGTAGTAAAGAAAAGGCCAGAACTTGATATATTGCAGAGGAAGAGGCATAGGTTTTGTATTGCTCCTATGTGTGGGGCAAGCACAAGGGAGGAGTCAGAGAtggttcctgtgttatgtgaGTTAGACGACAGAAAGACATGACATCCCTGAGGAATGAGACAGGCAGTGATCAGAAAGTGGATTGAAGGAGACAAGTTAGGAGTGGACAGACAGGCTGGCACAAAAAGAATAGTTGAAATTATAGGAGCAGAAGAGATCACCCCCAGAAAGGGTGCAGAGAGAGAAGGACGTTGCTCTGTGGGACCAAGAGCATGGCTACATCACCTGCTTTCCAGAGTACGAGACTGCAAGTGCTGAACACTTACTGCTGATCTGCTGGCCAATTGTCTCCAGCTGGCCGCAGAGCCGATCGAATATTGCCTTCTTCACCCCAGAGGTATCCACCATTTTCTTCTTATCCACTTTTAGTTTCAAGCACCTAAAATAGGAAGTCAGTTTATTTTCTGAAGGAAGCAACATTCAAACATACGTAACTCAGGTCGATCAATGCATTTATAGGCAGCTCTGCCTGGGAGAATAAGCtgaaggctggtgcctggaattCCAGAATTCAGATCCAACTTGGCTACTGACTCACTTTGTGACCTTGCTCAAGAGACttcctccctgcctcagtttctccatctgtaaaaaaggAAATGAGCCCTACCCATTTACCTTACAGGGAAGCTGTGATGATCAATTAATCCTGACAGCATGTAACAATTTGGAACAGaaagtgaaaaatttcacaccttCTTGAAATCACAAGGGGAAATTTAAATAGGAAGAAAGTAGTTCTACAAATTTTcatttggccaggacactgggTAAACAATCCTACTCCTGCAATGAGCCAAATGGGACTTTCACCCCAGTAGACAGGTGCTCATTTTTAAAGCTCATCTGATGAACTGTACAGCACCCCTAAAGCCAGACTGGTTTGTAAGATTTCTAACATGTATAACTCTTAGCTTGGGGGAAGATTCATGTACAGTAAAAGTCCACGTGGGTTTTCTTGAGTCATTGTCTGCTGGGCACTAACTTGCAGGCGGCTGCAGCTCTTTTTTTAGAGGGCTCCATGTCTCAAAGGCAAAATTGCCTGTGTGGGTGGGAGAGGCAGAGAAACAGATGATTATTTGGAGCTTGTCAGTCTTTAGCCTTTCTGCAATGGCTCCCAATTTGAATGCAAGACATCATCTCATTACCACTGCACATTCCACAGGCATCTTTGTCTGCTATATGACCAACTCAAATACACTCTAgtacagtgcttctcaaagtcgggccgccgcttgttgagggaaagcccctggcggtctgggccggtttgcttacctgccgcgtccgcaggtttggccgatcgcggctcccactggctgcagtttgccgctccaggccaatgggggctgcgggaagcagcgtgggctgaggtATGTACTGGGctcccttcccgcagcccccattggcctggtgcggaactgtggccagtgggagctgcgatcggccgaacctgcagatgtggcaggtaaacaaaccggcccggaccgccaggggctttccctaacaagccgcggaccagctttgagaagcactgctttaGTACATCTTGGCAAACAGAAACAACCTTCTCACCATATGCAAGATATTAACTAGTGACATTCTTATGTTGGTTTGATGGAAGGTCAAACACACCCAACAGATCATCTTCAGATGACTGTCACATTATAGAATCATCCACCCATAATACTTTAAGTACCAGTGGCAACATTTATTATAAAATCATTTGATTTGCCTTTGGGCTACTAGACTAAGTGGttgatttaatgttttctttcTCCAAGGCAAAACACAATCTAGGCTGACTACTTCATTACAAGGAAGACATTAGCCTCAGCAGGCTGTCAAGACTATCTGGGGTTCTGAGAGTAGTGCTACAAGATACATTTAACCACCTAACGGTGCTGTAGGATATTAAGGAATTCTGGAGCCTAGAGCAGCTGTTTGCACTGTAACAGCCATTTCACACTTGTGAAATCTTTCATGATCATGTACAGCATGCCTGAGTTGGGGGGAAATCCAAGAATATGATTTTGTGCTCTCACAGTTAGAATAATGGGGAATCTCACCCAGCATGTAACTGTATGAAGATCATACCTGCAGGCTGTGAACAATGCAGCTGTTGTGAACAAGGGTTTTGATAAATCAAGATCCGTCTGCTGCATTTCAGAGAGACTGGATTCATACCTAAAAGAGAGCAGCATTGTTTACTACACAGTCAGTTTGCTTCTAAACAAAGCTTATGAAGTTGATTACTTTGGAGTTGAACAAAGACCTGGTACAAGATTGCTTGGTTCTTTGTCTCAGCCAGGCACAAACATTTTCAACTCCTGGCTGAGAACAGAAGAAAGAGGCAAAGACAGGAAAGGGATGGCAGCACATCCTGAgataggggtgggggtggttgaGAGGTCTGATATTTATTTTAGATCAAGAAATCAGGCAGAGGGGACAAGGTGGAGTCAGCACAGTCTCTATTCTACCTACTCACCACACTCAATGGAACCTAGTACTTAACATCTATAAATTATCTCTAAAAAAATGTGATAAGCCACTTTGAATTCAATTTATCCCTATGCAGAGGGCCGGCCCATAGCTCTTTTAACCATTTAATCCTCACTAACCCCTTAATATAGGGCTTAAGCATGTGAGAAGGCTTTGTGGGCTCTCAGCACCAGAGGTGAATTTCATTCTCTGAGTATTATGAAACAGCCAACAGACCATTTATTTCAATCTATAGTTGTCAGACTGACAAGTGTATTGTTTATATAAGGAAACATCTATAGGTAAGTTTCAGGAGTCTTAATCTTTAAAGATGATGCAGCCATGAAGAGTGTCAGCTACATAAGTGAAGACTGTTCTTTGCAGCCCACGATTCATAGATACTGAGGCCCaaagggatcatctagtctgatctcctgttaCGCAgcccataaaacttccccaaaataattcctagagcagatcttttaggaaaacatcccatctgatttaaaagttgccatgatccttggtaaattgtgtAGATTGTTAATTATCTCagttaaaaaattatgccttatttccagactaaatttgtttagcttcaacttccagccactggactgtgctatgtcagtggttctcaaacttttgaccCCTTTCatgtagcaagcctctgagtgtgatccccccatataaattaaaaaaactttttaatatatttaacaccattataaatgctggatgcaaagtggggcGTGAGGTGtcggctgacagctcgcaactcCCCGTGTAGTAACTCTCTCCaagttttcaacatccttcttgaattgtgggcactagaactggacagtAGCAACTACAtcactgccaaatacagaggtaaaatatcctCTCTATTTGTACTTAACATTCCCATTTAAGCACCAAGGAttaaattagcccttttggccacagtgttacactgggagctcagattcagctgattatccaccatgacccctctgtctttttcagcatcactgcttcccaggatacagtccccatCATGTATGTATAGCCTACTTTGTTCCTAAATgtctacatttacatttagccttaTTAAAATGCGTAATGTGCTTGCACCctgtttaccaagtgatccagattgctctgtattacTGACATTCCCTCAATTTGTGTCATCTCATCTGCatactttatcagtgatgattttggttTCTTCTAggccattaataaaaatgttaaatagcatagacTGAAGAACAGATCTCTGTGGGACCCACTAAAAACACTCCTACTCGATGATgtttccctgtttacaattacattttgaaacctatcagttagccagctatTAATTCATTTAAAGTGACATGTTAATtgttctcattttttttaaaacaaagtggtGTGTGGTCCAATCAGCGGACCAAATTTGGTggtgaatcctggtcacatgccaccttcAGTGGCCACAAATTTGGTCTGCTAGTTGAATCGTTAGCTTCCCTGGCCCGGGCCGGACACTGATGTGGAGTGTGAcatgaacactgatccatgccccctTTGTCATACCATATGATAAAACTTtctattccactagtatctcaggaagaTGTTAAACGTTGGCATGTTGTGCATACGGTAAGAAGaagatatgactacatcatctgtttccccccaaatacagaccaaatatttattgaacacttctgccttttctgcattattgataattctaccatttccatttagCAATGAACCAATCCCACTGTccggattctttttgttcctactTGGAAAAACTCCCCTTCTTATGGCCTTTAAGTCTGCTGGCCACAGATGTCTCCTTatgtccctttgcttccttgACCAATTTTCTACAGTTCTATCTTCTGATTGATAGCCATTATTACTggcttcccctttcttccatttgttgttgttgtttataatTTCCTGTTAAACAACTGCTTTTGTTAAAGCAGCTATTACACAGAGGAGAGGGTTTTATGTGAAAGGACTCTCAACTTTGTGAAGTTTTCTTATTCAACAGTTTTTACCAAGAAAATGTATCCATTCCAATATGAATCCAACATTTCTCTAGACATGTGGTTTCTTTCATATTTGTATATATCTCCTGGAACTGCAAGGTTGACTGAGAAAGGGCTACAGGTAGGGTtaaaggagaggaagtgtggggcTGTGGATAGGAaattggactgggagtcaggagtcctgCAATTTATTCCCAAATGGTGTAAATTTTTCAAACATGGGTTCCTAAATAAGTggtctaattttcagaggtgctggccGCTCAacattcactgaagtcaatgggagctgcaggtgctcagtacctctgaaaatcagcctttTCATACTTAAAGAGCAgtcttatttaaaaacaaagaaaacatttccatttcttAATAGAAATGGATGATAAAATGATGGCCATAAAAGGTTATGTGCCCTACCTTTGTAATATTTTTGAAGCGGTGTTCACTGCCTCTGTGCAGCAGAACTGTACAGCCAAATCTCGGATTCCCAGATTGGAGTTCAAACCTAGCAAACACTCAAAAGACTTCATACAGCTCTGGTAAGTCCTCTTGTTCAAACCGGAGAGTTTAACTAAGTAGctctttgaaaaacaaaaccaaaccacatgTGTGAGCAGAATTTCCCTTCTGGAACTAACCAATCTAAATAGAATAGGTTAATCAATCCatctatttttgttttgaatagttttgttgttgtttgctcATTGTTTGGTTAGATCTGTTACACACGTGAGGCTGCCCTatgaagaggaaaaaataaacaatGGCAAAGGAACAACACATGTTTCAATGCAGAGTTACCTTCAGATAGTTACACTGATGCTGCAGTTTGGAAAATGATTTGTCCCTTTTAACTGCCTTTTAGAGAGCTAAGACACCGGGATCATCGAGCATTTGTATGAAGGGTCAGTGCTACTCATGGGAATCTAGGCAATGGAAACCTCTCTCATGTATGGATGAGGAATCTACAAAAGATTATATGGACAATCAGCTATgtcttcttttttgggggggggaatggtGGGGACAATTTTCTTGCCTGGCAGTCCTGCAAAAGGCCATCCACAGGCTTCCAGGGGGCAGAGGGACATACATGAAGCCATTGCTTCCTTTTGGTAGCTTTAAGAGCCCCCTTGCATCACTTCTCACAATAAAGGGGAACACTGGCTTACAGTTTACCACCCTTCAGGAACCCTCAGTCAGGGGAAGTAGAAGTCAATTCACACTAGAATGTAATGGAGACTCTAGTCTCCAATTCTCCATTGTTAGCCTCTGATGAAAATGGAATAGCACTGGATTGTTGGAAGGACCCAGTTGTAGACTGCTCCGTAATGTGAGGAAATGGGAATTTACTAGTCTTTCCTTGCTGCCTCCTCATATACACTAAACATGGTACAGATTTTATTGGAGTTGATAAGCATTAGGAAGAACAAAGAACCATGTCATGTATTGTACCCTACTTTGTCCACTGGGTGTTGCATATAGCCAGCTGCTAGGTCCAGGCACATCACCGCATTGCTTGTTGCTGTCGTCTGAGCCAATAATCCTGTGCACTTCACCTGGGACAGTCGCAGATATTCTTCTGCTTTTCTGTAAAATATCCCCACATGAGCGCACACACAAAATGCTGTTCGTTAATACCACTGAGGTTACAGATTGGTGGCATTTACATCTGCAAGAAAGAATTCAAACACACATACCCAGGACTGGCTGCTTTAAATCAAGATAAAAAAAGATTAAGATAAATGGGACGTCAATGAAATATGTCTGGAAGCACCGGCAGGCTAGTTTGCATAACTGTGTATGCACTGTAGCACATTGTAGCCTACAGAAATGTTAGTCAAATATTAGTTAAAAGGAATTTAAAGTAACTTTGAGTAGTGTTATAAGTAATTTACCCCTTTCCCTGGATTAGGCACTGGAGAGAAGTTAAGAGATTGGATTTAGTTATAGGTCTTAGTGATGTTTAAATGTTACAGGGGAATGAACatatatttatttggatttaactATAATAACCATTACACACATGCAGAACGCTGAGCACCCTCGTATTAATTAAGCTTATAGTAAAAACTCATCTTTATTCTAACTCTACCAGCTGGCATAATCTAAGGAAGACAACCTTTCGtttcaggctggggggtgggggtagggggcagaACAGACTAGTCTATTTACTAACTGGAACTGAAGTAACTAAATCTGTTATAATTCACACCTCTAGTTACTTCAGGACCAGTCCATGCATGAACTAtctcatttcaaattaaatttaatttaaggtgggaattaaaaccaattaaTTTATTTCAGTTCAAGTCTGTGAGTAGGCCAGCGATAAGAGACTAGTGCATCCCTtaagaaattttaaaaaggcaGCAGAATTAAAGTGGATAATGGGAAAAATCATTCAGGCCAAGGGTCTTCTCTATACAAGATTCTGCTTTTTTGCATCAAGGTATCCCGCCATTGCTATTATAGGTGAGACTTAGCAATGGCAGGAATCCTAGCATAGATCTGCTTGCAAGCGTTTTAACTGATGTGGTCCCAATACCGCAACAGGCTTGCCACAAGCACACTCCTTCCTGCCTCACACGGAGCCCTGCCAcaatggattgatttaaatcacaaaTGTTTAAATCATATTTGTATTTGtactttagttattttcctaaagaaagttgATTCTCTTTggctggtaaccattaaaacatgttgatttgcaactaaatacagCCTTCACCTTAAATTTGGTagttctttttgctaaccaggaggattcactatatctatacacatttatttaagcaattatatagcttaacttttatttaatttacatttattcaggttcttaatttttacatttattatgttagaaaatggtgaatgatgcatttcttatttactaagTGATACATTTTTACTTGTGATTGTATCAAgttctatttggatggaaattcaaaacaattaaatatgcacaaaaccagcattttaaatgtttttattaaataaaactaccatAAATGTTTGGGacaccagactttttttttttttaatcaaaacttttGCATTCAAAACttctttattaaacaaaggaagaatTATCTGTAGTTAATGAATTAAACTGATAGTGACTGGAAACAATGtctttcaagattttagaactagaagATCTGATCCTCCCACCTTGTTTTTATCCATAGATTGGAAAAGTAAacaagcttttctgctttttcaattcccaattggtttcttaactttcaATTAACTcatcattgaactgaactagttcaATAAACTAAAATGAAGAAAACAGAGACAACAGCTGTCAAAAGTTGGTTTAGCACTTCAATAAACTCCCATTCCACTTGCATCAgtatgactttctttaaaacttggtaGCAACTAAGTTTACCTGTGTGGCCTGGAGTGGTAGCCCTGATTCGCCCTACCCAAGGTATGGCTCTGACAGTAGCATACTTCTTCCTCATTCTTACATGTTCTGAACAGTGAGATATTTTAAATTCCAACATTGTTAACTAGTTATTAGTATCTGAGTTAGCACTCACTCAAATAAATGGGGCAGTTGACACATCAGAACTATAAATGTCAGGCTCCCTACAAACTCAGTCAGACATTATTATTTATGTTGTACACTGTATAGTTACATCCTGGTAATGGTTTTTTTGCAACCATAACAGCAAAGAACTAGGACTTctctacatggggaaactgaccagAATAGCTTCCTGtgtggacacattactccagaaGAGTTGGTGCACTTTGAGAACACTAATTAATCTGGAATAAAGTGACGTATCCAGGAATAGCGTCTCTGCACAAGGAGCTTTctcataatttcctgcaactgtgaaaatttaaataatctaaaacaagattaaaaccccataattttgtgcaactgaGACAATCTAAAttgacaaaaacaaataaaaaagatgCGTATAAATAAAACTGCGATTGCTGAAGCGATAAATACAAATCGAATTCTGCCTCGCCTAATTACAATGTAAACGCGCCGGGCGATCAGCCCCGCTATTATTTAACAGCGAAGAGATGCTGGCAGGGCTCCCGACGGCCCCAAGGTGCGTCCCGTCCCCCGGGGCTCCCGCCACCCATCCTCCCCACACCGCCACCTCCGGGGCGCAGCGCTAACCCACCCCTCgcacccagggcagggggcggcgGGACCCGGGCCCCCACTCCCGCCCGGGACACCCAGGCGGCTCCCGGGGGCGGGTCGCACCCGAGGCGCTGGGGCTCCCCCGTGTCCGGCGCGCGCTACCTGAGCACTCCGGGCGCAACGATGCCCAGCTTGGGCGCCAGCCGCTGGATCACGCCGGGCTCCTCCATGGGCCGCATCCCCGCGCGCCGCTCACCAcagctggccccgccccttccgcccGCTCGCTCCTGTCCTCACTGCGTGACGCGCGATACTGGCAGGGGAGGTGCGCCGCCACCCTGGCCGGGAGTATTCCTGAAACTCATTGGCTACCCCGAGCGTCAATCGTGGCTCACTAGAACCAATCAGCCTTGACAGCTTGACCTCCTTGAGGTCGGCCAATGAAGAGGAGGCGCTGTCGCGGGGAGGCGGGGCTTCGGGGAGGCTGTGGCGTCACATGACAGAGAGAGACGCTGTCTGGGCTGGTGCTGGTGCTGGCCGCGGGCTTCGAGCGATCATGGTGAGCGGGGCCGGCCTTGGGCTAGCGGCTGCGGGGCGGCGGCTTGTGGCTCGGGCCGGCCGGGGGCGGCCCTAGGCTGCGGCTGGAGGCGGGCGGGGGCTGCAGCCCTGCccggggcccgggggcggggggaggcggtTGGCCTTgctgcgctggggtgaggggcaggcGTCGAACAGTCCAAGGCCCTGGCTCCCGGGGTCGGGGGGCAGCCTCGCTCGCTCGCGTTCCCCCTCTTGCCCTAGAGGGGTCTGCCccggaggagtggggctggggcggtTCCCGTGCAGGGGCGGGCTGTGCTAGCGTGCCCTGGGCATGAGCAAGTGCAGCTCAGCGTTATCCTCGCTCAGCTTGGCAAACCCAGCAAGGTCCAGCTTTAAAACCAGCCCGCCTCTGCCATCGTGTCACTGTTGCTTTAAGTTGTTCCTTCCTTTCTCCAGTGCGCTGCACAGTCTGTAACTGATGACTGTCAATCCACTCCTGTGGAGGCTGAGATCTTGTTTATACTTTGAGGTGGAAAAATCCCCATGGttgcttttgggggggggttaaGTCTGAAATTCCTTTATCTTGGTGCTACTGGGTCCAGTCCAGTTCAGCCCTTGGTTATGTTGTTGTGGATCTGCAGTGACTCTACTGAAAATAGAGTGGCTGGCTTTGATGCTGATATTTTGAGgagaaaatctggcccatgaCTTTTTTGTCTGCCTATCTGTGAAATGGGCAGAAGAATGTTTGCTTTCCTCCCTGGGGCTTACTTTATGCTTATAAACGTCTCAGAGATTCTTGACTAAAATGTGAGTTGTTAGTGCAGATTATAACTATTAATCCACTAGTAGAGAAATACCTAGATATCATTGAATTTCACAATAAAATATTTGAATATACATGGGATGTATGTATTTTATCATAGCGGTGCCTTAATAATGCTTTTGTGGTTAAAGTTTAAGTGCGATTTGCCAATAGCAGGAGTGGCACAGTAGAAGTATTAGTAATATCAAAGCTACAGTTAGGATAGAATTAGTGTCCCCATTCCAATGTGCTGGCTACAGCCACTCATAACATTCCATAGGTTTCATCTTTTAGGCTGATCATTTCCAATCTGAGTCTCTGTGACTAAAATTGAATTTTCTTTTGGGTAGTTTGAACAAAAACAGTTCACTAAATGGAGCGCATggacattaaaaatattttgataggTTTGTTCTTGTTTTTGAACAGCCCTACTGTTGAAATGGCTGGGGAGACAAACCTGAAATTTGGCATGGAGATAGCACTCATTGGGTAGTGTCTTATTTTTAGTGGAATACATAAAAGTTTTGACTTGAAAGTTGTGATGTACTTAAAA from the Mauremys reevesii isolate NIE-2019 linkage group 16, ASM1616193v1, whole genome shotgun sequence genome contains:
- the ORC6 gene encoding origin recognition complex subunit 6, encoding MRPMEEPGVIQRLAPKLGIVAPGVLRKAEEYLRLSQVKCTGLLAQTTATSNAVMCLDLAAGYMQHPVDKSYLVKLSGLNKRTYQSCMKSFECLLGLNSNLGIRDLAVQFCCTEAVNTASKILQRYESSLSEMQQTDLDLSKPLFTTAALFTACRCLKLKVDKKKMVDTSGVKKAIFDRLCGQLETIGQQISRDSASLTPQPTPSQKTLLECTEKEEDEVETPRKRQKSETEAKQDYEEWKKRILENAVKAKGANV